From a region of the Agromyces ramosus genome:
- a CDS encoding ABC transporter substrate-binding protein has protein sequence MGKRLRFTRFMQGAAIAAVGALALAGCSGQPGGETAGGDFTGEYDGPEVTLQYWNGFTGGDGPFMEQMVDEFMAEHENIKIESTTQEWSDFYQKLPAAVTAGEGPDVGVMHLDQLATMAARNVIVPVDDLADELELSADDFTEEVWDAGVYHDARYGIPLDVHSLAMYYNTDHFAAAGITEPPTDAASFADALAKLKAAGFENPFWMPALWPAHLMDLSLIWQNGGEPYSEDGAEATFDSPEGVEALTWMRSMVDEGYSPADVAADSQYVAFKNGETSITWDGIWQINDLTESGIPFAAAPVPTIGSDSAVWANSHNFFLARQAAADANKANAAKVFIAWMSENSGEWAKAGMIPARESVRDSGVLDGTVQQPIAEQIGSMRFLPAVPGLGAVQAETLEVAVADGVLGKAPTEEALTREADRATQLMEENLEKFGE, from the coding sequence GTGGGCAAGAGGCTTCGGTTCACACGGTTCATGCAGGGGGCGGCCATCGCTGCCGTCGGCGCGCTCGCCCTGGCCGGCTGCAGCGGCCAACCGGGCGGGGAGACGGCCGGTGGCGACTTCACCGGTGAGTACGACGGGCCAGAGGTGACGTTGCAGTACTGGAACGGTTTCACCGGCGGCGACGGTCCGTTCATGGAACAGATGGTCGACGAGTTCATGGCCGAGCACGAGAACATCAAGATCGAGTCGACGACGCAGGAGTGGAGCGACTTCTACCAGAAGCTCCCCGCCGCGGTCACCGCCGGCGAGGGCCCCGATGTCGGTGTCATGCACCTCGACCAGCTGGCGACGATGGCGGCTCGCAACGTCATCGTGCCCGTCGACGACCTGGCCGACGAGCTCGAGCTCAGCGCCGACGACTTCACCGAAGAGGTGTGGGACGCGGGGGTCTACCACGACGCCCGCTACGGCATCCCGCTCGACGTCCACTCGCTCGCGATGTACTACAACACCGATCACTTCGCGGCGGCCGGCATCACCGAGCCGCCGACCGACGCCGCGTCGTTCGCCGACGCCCTCGCGAAGCTCAAGGCGGCGGGATTCGAGAACCCGTTCTGGATGCCGGCGCTCTGGCCTGCACACCTCATGGACCTCTCGCTCATCTGGCAGAACGGCGGCGAGCCGTACTCCGAAGACGGCGCCGAGGCGACGTTCGACTCGCCCGAGGGCGTCGAGGCACTCACCTGGATGCGCTCGATGGTCGACGAGGGCTACAGCCCCGCCGACGTCGCGGCCGACTCTCAGTACGTCGCCTTCAAGAACGGCGAGACGTCGATCACCTGGGACGGCATCTGGCAGATCAACGACCTCACGGAGTCGGGCATCCCGTTCGCGGCGGCCCCGGTGCCGACGATCGGCTCCGACTCGGCGGTCTGGGCGAACTCGCACAACTTCTTCCTCGCTCGCCAGGCTGCGGCCGACGCGAACAAGGCGAACGCGGCGAAGGTCTTCATCGCGTGGATGAGCGAGAACTCGGGCGAGTGGGCGAAGGCGGGCATGATCCCCGCCCGCGAGTCGGTTCGCGACAGCGGCGTGCTCGACGGCACCGTGCAGCAGCCGATCGCCGAGCAGATCGGCTCGATGCGGTTCCTCCCGGCAGTCCCCGGCCTCGGTGCGGTGCAGGCCGAGACCCTCGAGGTCGCGGT
- a CDS encoding LacI family DNA-binding transcriptional regulator codes for MARVRLIDVAERAQVSMKTVSNVVNGYAHVQPDMRARVQAAIDELGYRPNLTARRLATGKTGMIALAMPEIDHPYFGEMASHLADIAMQRGYRVIIEQTLSDPEAEKAVLQDREAGLVDGVIFQPTRMATLDIARLHDDLPLVLLGEVDAPVTTDHVMIDNVAAARDGAAHLLALGRRRVAFLGLVDGDITMTNRRRLLGYQEALVGSGIRPDPALVLTTRGFESHDAETAITLALEGGVELDAILCRDDRFAAGALTAIRARGLRVPDDIAVIGWDDSAITGYTTPTLTSIAPDKRQLAANAFDLLHERMQGHHGPGRHVIVPHAVAVRASAPRA; via the coding sequence ATGGCACGAGTGAGGCTCATCGATGTCGCCGAGCGGGCACAGGTGTCGATGAAGACGGTTTCCAACGTCGTCAACGGCTACGCGCACGTGCAACCCGACATGCGCGCGAGGGTGCAGGCCGCGATCGACGAGCTCGGCTACCGGCCGAACCTGACCGCGCGGCGACTGGCGACCGGCAAGACGGGCATGATCGCGCTCGCGATGCCCGAGATCGACCATCCGTACTTCGGCGAGATGGCGAGCCACCTCGCCGACATCGCCATGCAGCGGGGCTATCGCGTCATCATCGAGCAGACGCTGAGCGACCCCGAGGCCGAGAAGGCCGTGCTGCAGGACCGTGAGGCCGGCCTCGTCGATGGCGTCATCTTCCAGCCCACCCGCATGGCCACGCTCGACATCGCCCGCCTGCACGACGACCTCCCGCTCGTGCTGCTCGGCGAGGTCGACGCCCCCGTCACGACCGACCACGTGATGATCGACAACGTCGCGGCGGCGCGCGACGGCGCCGCGCACCTCCTCGCACTCGGTCGTCGCCGGGTCGCCTTCCTCGGTCTCGTCGACGGCGACATCACGATGACGAACCGCCGCCGACTCCTCGGCTACCAGGAAGCGCTCGTGGGCAGCGGCATCCGGCCCGACCCCGCGCTCGTGCTCACCACGCGGGGATTCGAGAGTCACGACGCCGAGACGGCGATCACCCTCGCGCTCGAGGGCGGCGTCGAACTCGACGCGATCCTCTGCCGCGACGACCGGTTCGCCGCCGGCGCGCTCACGGCGATCAGGGCCCGGGGGCTCCGGGTGCCCGACGACATCGCCGTGATCGGTTGGGACGACTCCGCGATCACCGGCTACACGACGCCCACGCTCACGTCGATAGCCCCCGACAAGCGGCAGCTCGCGGCGAACGCGTTCGACCTGCTGCACGAGCGGATGCAGGGTCACCACGGTCCCGGCCGACATGTGATCGTGCCGCATGCCGTCGCGGTGCGGGCGAGCGCCCCGCGCGCCTGA
- a CDS encoding glycoside hydrolase family 2 protein: MRETSTMRASEQDGSYPRPQLVRHRWADLCGEWEFAYDDEVTGLSDGWHEGTTPLGRRITVPFPPESPASGIGDTSFHPVVWYRRLITPGELDEAGRSEDAPTVMLHFGAVDFRATVWANGRLLGSHEGGQTPFSFELPAEALGDGPLTIVVRAEDDPADVSQPRGKQDWLEQPHVIWYHRTTGIWQPVWLEAVGDDRVTRLNWVPDVTNAQVSLQLRLQGRPRRPLWLDAEIEHDGVELASLRVKLTEPEHRFSLSLPTQGNGQGYEQLLWSPDRPTLLDARLRITDEAGVVVDEVFSYLGLRSIEEAGGRFLLNDRPCYVRSVLEQGYWPESHLAAPSADALRAEVQLIKDLGFNAVRLHEKVEDPRLLFWTDKLGLLVWGEIGSAFEFSPRAIERTVREWMDVLARDAAHPSLVTWVPVNESWGVQHISRDPAQLHYVQALFHLTKALDPSRPVVSNDGWEHAASDLLTIHDYATTGEALGASYADAAAVDALRDGIGPAGRRLVALPGGTNGKPVMVTEFGGISFAPGAPDDTWGYSVATSADDFEGRLRALVSALRMSPVLSGFCYTQLTDTRQEANGLTDEHRVPKLPVATIRDIIAGGSGA, translated from the coding sequence ATGCGTGAAACCTCGACCATGCGGGCCAGTGAGCAAGACGGCAGCTACCCGCGACCACAGCTCGTGCGCCACCGCTGGGCCGACCTGTGCGGAGAGTGGGAGTTCGCGTACGACGACGAGGTGACCGGGCTGAGCGACGGCTGGCACGAGGGCACGACTCCACTCGGCCGCCGCATCACCGTGCCGTTCCCGCCCGAGTCGCCCGCGTCGGGCATCGGCGACACCTCGTTCCACCCGGTGGTCTGGTATCGGCGTCTCATCACGCCGGGCGAGCTCGACGAGGCCGGGCGCTCGGAAGACGCTCCGACCGTGATGCTGCACTTCGGTGCCGTCGACTTCCGCGCGACGGTGTGGGCGAACGGCCGTCTCCTCGGCTCTCACGAAGGCGGGCAGACGCCGTTCTCGTTCGAGCTCCCTGCCGAGGCGCTCGGCGACGGCCCGCTCACCATCGTGGTGCGTGCCGAAGACGACCCGGCGGATGTCTCGCAGCCGCGCGGCAAGCAGGACTGGCTCGAGCAGCCGCACGTCATCTGGTACCACCGAACCACGGGCATCTGGCAGCCGGTCTGGCTCGAGGCCGTGGGTGACGATCGCGTCACCCGGCTGAACTGGGTGCCCGACGTCACGAACGCCCAGGTGTCGCTGCAGCTCCGCCTGCAGGGCCGCCCCCGGCGGCCGCTGTGGCTCGACGCCGAGATCGAGCACGACGGCGTCGAGCTCGCGTCGCTCCGGGTGAAGCTGACCGAGCCCGAGCATCGGTTCTCGCTGTCGCTGCCGACGCAGGGCAACGGGCAGGGGTACGAGCAGCTGCTCTGGTCGCCCGACCGGCCGACCCTCCTCGACGCGCGGCTCCGCATCACCGACGAGGCCGGCGTCGTCGTCGACGAGGTGTTCTCCTACCTCGGGCTCCGCAGCATCGAGGAGGCGGGCGGGCGCTTCCTGCTGAACGACCGTCCCTGCTACGTGCGTTCGGTGCTCGAGCAGGGCTACTGGCCGGAGTCGCACCTCGCCGCTCCGAGCGCCGACGCCCTGCGCGCCGAGGTGCAGCTCATCAAGGACCTCGGATTCAACGCCGTGCGCCTGCACGAGAAGGTCGAAGACCCCCGCCTGCTGTTCTGGACCGACAAGCTGGGACTCCTCGTCTGGGGTGAGATCGGCAGCGCGTTCGAGTTCTCGCCGCGCGCGATCGAGCGCACGGTGCGCGAGTGGATGGACGTCCTGGCGCGAGATGCGGCGCATCCGTCACTCGTCACCTGGGTGCCCGTCAACGAGAGCTGGGGCGTGCAGCACATCTCGCGCGACCCCGCGCAGCTCCACTACGTCCAAGCGCTGTTCCACCTCACGAAGGCGCTCGACCCGTCGCGGCCCGTCGTGTCGAACGACGGTTGGGAGCACGCGGCATCCGACCTCCTCACCATCCACGACTACGCCACCACCGGCGAGGCGCTCGGCGCGAGCTATGCGGATGCCGCCGCCGTCGACGCGCTCCGCGACGGCATCGGCCCCGCCGGCCGACGTCTCGTGGCGCTGCCCGGCGGAACGAACGGCAAGCCGGTCATGGTCACCGAATTCGGCGGCATCTCATTCGCCCCGGGCGCCCCCGACGACACCTGGGGCTACTCCGTGGCAACGTCGGCCGACGACTTCGAGGGTCGGCTGCGCGCGCTCGTCTCGGCGCTGCGCATGTCTCCGGTGCTCTCCGGATTCTGCTACACCCAACTCACCGACACCCGCCAAGAGGCGAACGGACTGACCGACGAGCACCGCGTGCCGAAGCTCCCGGTCGCGACCATCCGCGACATCATCGCCGGAGGCTCCGGCGCCTGA
- a CDS encoding ABC transporter ATP-binding protein: protein MLGKLLLRYLKPYRWLLLGVLVFQIISAAASLYLPKLNAAIIDDGVSTGDTEYIWSTGLFMLAISLGQIAAAIIATYFAAKAAMKLGRDIRNDVFDKVSAFSEREVSKFGPGSLITRNTNDVQQVQMLAMMGATMLVSAPLLAIGGIWMAVSQDVGLSWLIGASVLVILLVAIIVISRMVPLFRSLQVKLDTVNRIMREQLTGIRVVRAFVRERIEEERFRGANDDIMDVGRRVGTLFVTLFPFFMLVINVTVIGVIWFGAFEVNDGDVQIGTLFAFMQYVAIILSGVLMAAFTTIMIPRAAVSAERISEVLASESTLTRAANPVTEFGSVGSVEFDDAAFAYPGAEHAVLEGITFRAEPGETVAIVGSTGAGKTTLISLIPRLFDATGGSVRVNGVDVREADLDRLWKTIGLVPQRPFLFAGTVASNLRFGREEATDAELWHALEIAQGRDFVADMEGGLDARIAQGGTNVSGGQRQRLAIARAIVHNPDILVFDDSFSALDLTTDARLRQALWRELPHVTKIVVAQRVSTITDADRIVVLDDGGMVGIGTHEQLLETSETYRQIVESQLGVEATA, encoded by the coding sequence ATGCTCGGAAAACTCCTCCTTCGTTATCTGAAGCCCTATCGCTGGCTGTTGCTCGGCGTGCTGGTCTTCCAAATCATCTCGGCCGCCGCGAGCCTCTACCTGCCGAAGCTCAACGCCGCCATCATCGACGACGGCGTCTCCACCGGCGACACCGAGTACATCTGGTCGACCGGGCTGTTCATGCTCGCCATCTCGCTCGGGCAGATCGCCGCGGCGATCATCGCGACCTACTTCGCCGCCAAGGCCGCGATGAAGCTCGGCCGCGACATCCGCAACGACGTCTTCGACAAGGTCAGCGCGTTCTCCGAGCGCGAGGTCTCGAAGTTCGGGCCGGGCTCGCTCATCACCCGCAACACCAACGACGTGCAGCAGGTGCAGATGCTCGCGATGATGGGCGCGACGATGCTCGTCAGCGCGCCGCTCCTCGCGATCGGCGGCATCTGGATGGCGGTGTCCCAGGATGTCGGCCTCAGCTGGCTCATCGGTGCGTCGGTGCTCGTCATCCTCCTCGTCGCGATCATCGTGATCAGCCGCATGGTGCCGCTGTTCCGCAGCCTCCAGGTGAAGCTCGACACCGTGAACCGCATCATGCGCGAGCAGCTCACGGGCATCCGCGTGGTTCGCGCGTTCGTACGCGAGCGCATCGAAGAGGAGCGGTTCCGCGGTGCGAACGACGACATCATGGACGTCGGACGCCGAGTGGGCACGCTGTTCGTGACGCTCTTCCCGTTCTTCATGCTCGTCATCAACGTGACGGTCATCGGCGTCATCTGGTTCGGCGCGTTCGAGGTCAACGACGGCGACGTGCAGATCGGCACGCTCTTCGCGTTCATGCAGTACGTCGCCATCATCCTCAGCGGTGTGCTCATGGCCGCCTTCACGACGATCATGATCCCGCGTGCCGCGGTGTCGGCCGAGCGCATCAGCGAGGTGCTGGCGAGCGAGTCGACCCTCACTCGCGCGGCGAACCCGGTGACCGAGTTCGGCTCGGTGGGCTCCGTCGAGTTCGACGACGCCGCATTCGCCTACCCCGGTGCCGAGCACGCCGTGCTCGAAGGCATCACCTTCCGGGCAGAGCCCGGCGAGACCGTCGCCATCGTGGGCTCCACCGGCGCAGGAAAGACGACGCTCATCTCGCTCATCCCCCGCCTGTTCGACGCGACCGGCGGATCGGTGCGCGTCAACGGCGTCGATGTTCGCGAAGCCGACCTCGACCGGCTGTGGAAGACGATCGGCCTCGTGCCGCAGCGTCCGTTCCTGTTCGCCGGCACCGTGGCATCCAACCTGCGGTTCGGCCGTGAAGAGGCCACCGACGCCGAGCTCTGGCATGCACTCGAGATCGCGCAGGGCCGTGACTTCGTCGCCGACATGGAGGGCGGTCTCGACGCCCGCATCGCGCAGGGCGGCACGAACGTCTCGGGCGGCCAGCGCCAGCGGCTCGCGATCGCCCGGGCGATCGTGCACAACCCCGACATCCTCGTGTTCGACGACTCGTTCTCGGCGCTCGACCTCACCACCGACGCGAGGCTGCGGCAGGCGCTCTGGCGCGAGTTGCCGCACGTCACGAAGATCGTCGTCGCGCAGCGCGTCTCGACCATCACCGACGCCGACCGCATCGTCGTGCTCGACGACGGCGGCATGGTGGGCATCGGCACGCACGAGCAATTGCTCGAGACATCCGAGACCTACCGCCAGATCGTCGAATCCCAGCTCGGAGTGGAGGCCACGGCATGA